Below is a genomic region from Parageobacillus toebii NBRC 107807.
GACTTCTTTGTTGAGTTTTTCAAGTTCTTTTTCGAGCCGTTTGATTTCTTCTTCGATGTTAATAAGCCCTTCAAGCGGCAAGATTAATTCCGCACCAGTAACGACCGCTGTCATCGCTTTTTCCGCAGCTGGGATGTCAGTTGCAATCAACAGTTCGCTCGGATTGCAGAACCGTTCTAAATACACGCGGTTCTTTTCCAATGTCGCTTGAATATGCTCGTCTTTTGCTTTAATGTGCAGCTTGATTGGTTTGCTTAACGGTGTGTTCACTTCGGCGCGAATGTTGCGAACCGCGCGGATAATGTCCACAAGCAAACGCATTTCTTCCGCCGCTTCGTGGTTGGAAAGCTCTGGACGAACTTCCGGCCATTTCGCTACCGTAATTGACTCTCCTTCATGTGGAAGGTGCTGCCAAATTTCCTCGGTAATGAACGGCATGAACGGATGAAGCAGGCGCATTGTATTGTCAAGCACATATGCCAATACAGAACGAGTCGTTTTCTTCGCTGCTTCATCATCCCCATAAAGCGGAAGCTTCGCCATTTCAATATACCAATCGCATAAATCATCCCAAATGAAGTTATACAACACGCGGCCGACCTCACCGAATTCATATTTTTCGGCAAGTTTTGTCACCGTTTCAATCGTTTCGTTTAAACGCGTTAAAATCCAATGGTCCGCCACTGTTTTTTCTCCGCTTAAATCAAGCTGGTCGTACGTCATTCCGCCCATGTTCATCAGCGCGAAGCGGGATGCATTCCAAATTTTATTGGCAAAATTCCATGTCGCTTCGACTTTTTCCGTACTAAAGCGCAAATCTTGCCCAGGCGAGCTTCCAGTAGCCAAGAAGAAGCGAAGCGAATCGGCGCCGTATTGATCGATGACATCCATCGGGTCAACCCCATTGCCGAGCGATTTGCTCATTTTTCTTCCTTGCGCGTCACGGACAAGACCATGGATTAATACATCTTTAAACGGTCTTTTCCCAGTAAATTCAAGACCTTGGAAAATCATGCGCGATACCCAGAAGAAAATGATGTCATATCCAGTGACAAGCACATCGGTTGGATAATAGCGTTTGTAATCCGGTGCCTCTGTATCCGGCCAGCCCATCGTTGAAAACGGCCATAGGGCAGAGCTGAACCACGTATCCAGCACATCAGGGTCTTGCTCCCAGTTTTCGATATCAGCCGGAGGTTCATGATCGACATAAATTTCTCCTGTTTCTTTATGGTACCAAGCCGGAATGCGATGCCCCCACCATAATTGACGGGAAATACACCAGTCGCGAATGTTTTCCAACCAATGCAAATACGTTTTTTCGAAGCGTTCCGGAACGAAATGCACTTTTCCTTCCGTTTTTTGCAGCTGAATGGCCGCTTCCGCGAGCGGTTTCATTTTGACGAACCATTGTGTCGACAAATACGGCTCGACAACCGCTCCGCTGCGTTCGCTATGCCCAACTGAATGCACATGTTCTTCGATTTTAAATAGCACTCCTTGTTCTTGCAAATCTTTAACGATTTGCTTGCGGCATTCGAAACGGTCCAACCCTTGATATTGCATCGCGTTTTCATTCATCGTGCCGTCTTCGTTCATAACGAGGATGCGCGGCAAGTTGTGGCGGTTTCCGATTTCAAAGTCATTCGGGTCATGTGCCGGTGTAATTTTCACCGCACCCGATCCGAATTCCATATCGACATACTCATCGGCGATAATCGGAATTTCGCGGCCGACAATCGGCAAAATAACCGTTTTGCCAATGAGATGTTTATAGCGCTCGTCATCTGGGTGAACGGCAACCGCCGTATCGCCGAGCATCGTTTCCGGACGGGTCGTTGCCACTTCGATATACCCGGAGCCGTCGGCAAGCGGATAGCGCATATGATAAAGCGCGCCTTTTACTTCTTTATAAATCACTTCAATATCCGATAACGCCGTTTTTGTTACCGGATCCCAGTTAATAATGTATTCGCCTCGATAAATAAGCCCTTTTCGGTAAAGCGATACGAACACTTCGCGCACCGCTTTCGATAAACCTTCATCTAACGTAAAGCGCTCACGCGTATAATCGAGGCCAAGCCCTAATTTTGCCCATTGCTGGCGAATGTGGCTCGCGTATTCTTCTTTCCATTTCCACGTTTCCTCAAGAAACTTTTCCCGTCCTAAATCATAGCGGGAAAGTCCTTGCTTGCGAAGCTTTTCTTCTACTTTTGCCTGTGTGGCGATTCCGGCATGGTCCATTCCCGGAAGCCATAGAACGTCATAGCCTTGCATCCGCTTCATGCGTGTAATAATATCCTGCAGCGTCGTATCCCACGCATGTCCTAAATGGAGTTTCCCTGTTACGTTTGGCGGCGGGATGACAATCGTAAACGGCTTTTTATCAGGATCGCCCGTCGCTTCAAAAAATTTTCCGTCAAGCCACCATTGATATCGATTGGCTTCTACGGCTTTATGGTCGTATTTCGTAGACATTGTAATATCTTTTTGTTCCATTTTGTTTTCCCTCCTTCTTATCAATAAAAAACTCCTTTCATCCTAAAAAGGACGAAAGGAGACTCTTTCGCGGTACCACCTTTTTTCTTAAGCAAAAAGAATTTGCTTAAGCACTTCATTGCGATAACGGTCTGCGACCGGCTTCCTCTACTAGGCAAACACCGTTCAAAGAAGCAGCTCCAGGGCGACCTTCCAACGATAACCGTCCTAGGAAATCTCGCAGCTACTGATTTCCCTCTCTGAAGGCGTTATTCGTTGTACTCTTCCCTGTCTTCGCTTTTTTATTATTTTTCTGTTTATTATACTACGAAAAACTTGTTTCATCGTCAATCATCTTTGCCAAGTTTTTATTTATTTATTCCATTTCTTCGTTTTTGGTGACAAAAACAATATCCAATCATATTTTAATAGTAACATGCCCGAGGGAGGAAATGCTCGATGAAACGATTTAACTATTATTCATGGCCGCCATGGCTTCGGCAAATTCGTGCCGTTTGTGCGCAAGTGATTATTCCAATCACGATTTTTCAAGCGATTCGCACCATTTTTTTACCCACGACGTTTGATGTCATCTTATTGGCCATTTTTGTGCTTATTGCGGTGGCGTTTCATCTGGAGTGGATTTAGCTTCTTCTGCTTCTTTTCGCTGGACAAGGCGCATGACGACATACTCCATATTTTTCATTGTAAAGTAACGGCGCTGCAGTTCGGAAACATATTCTCGTTCACTTTTTCTGTTTTGCCGCTTCATCTCATACTCATAAATGCAGCGATATAAAAAATACGGCTGCGCAAGATGGCTGAAAAGAAAGGACCATTCCTCTTCTAACATCGGTAACGTTTTTCCGTATTCTTCCATTCCTTCCACCCATTCATCACCGATCGGCGGAAATGTGCGCATATGATAACGAAGCGCAATGATTACATCGAAAAGCGGAGAGTTCCAACTGGCGCGTTCCCAACTAAAAAAATAACGATTGTCATTTTCCATCTCTATATAATGTGAAAGCCGTGCCTTTCCGTGAATCCAGGCAATTCTCCATTTTTTTGTTTCTTTCATTTTTTCATACCATTTCTCTAGCTCCGTTTCCGCAAACCAATACGCTTGCATTGTTTCATGAAAATACGTGCAGCATTGCAGCTGAAACGGAGACATATACCATGCATTTTCGCACTTTTCCACATATGATTGCAAAAAGGCGCGCTGCCTTTCCCATTCTCTTTTTTTATTCTCATAGTAATTTCTTATCTCTTCTTCGTTAATATCTATTTGTTTGAGTGACTTTTGATGTAAATAAGCGAGGTCGCGAAAAAAAGAGCGGACATGTTCTCGTTTTTCTTTTCTCTCATCGGATGAAATCCATGGCATTAAATAATAATGCCGACCATACGATACAAACGGAAAACCTTGTTTTGACAAGTAAAGAGGAACAGATTGTTTTCCATAAAAAATATACGATTGTTGAATGGCTGCCATTTCCCTGGCGTTCGTTATTTCTTTTAAAGCAAATAGACCAGCGTTCGTATGGATTTTTTTTACTTTCCCGTAATCATCGACGCGAAACGGCTTTAACCCGTATTGCTGTAAAATGGGCGTATACATTTCGATGCGTTCTCTGTTCAATGAAACGACCCCCTCCATAAAAAGAAGTGAGGAATCATGTTTCCCTCACTACGAAGAGCGGCTTCCCGCTAGCGCCGGTATATATAACAATTGCCCTTCATGGATTTCCTCAGGGCTTTCCAATTGGTTGACACGAAGCAGCTGCTGGACGGTTATATCGTACCGCTCGGCGATCTTGTCCAACGAATCTCCTTGCTGAACGATGCAAATTTTTACTTTCGTAAATTCCTCTTCTTGATTCTTCGCAAATAGTTTCGTTAAGTACAATGCATTTTCACTCTTTACTTTTTGTTTTTCGTTTTCATCTATTTCTTCTTTCATTTCATCAGCATCTTTTTCTTTCATCGATCCAATCGATACTTTTGCTTCTTGTTGTGGAGCAACGTTTTCTTCTTCTGCTTTCACCGCTTCCTTTTCTTCTAGTTGTGCGGCTGTTTCTTCCGGTTTTTCCAGTTGCGCGGCTGTTTCTTCTAGTTTTTCTAGCTGTGCGGATTTTTCTTCTTTTTCTTCTGGTTTTTCTAGCTGTGCAGCTTTTTCTTTCGTTTTTTCTAGCCGCTCGACTGTTTCTTCTAGCTGTTCATTGTTATTTAGCGGCACGGCTGTTTCTTCTTCCTGTTTTGTTTCTTCGCGATGGATAGCCGTCATTTCTTGTGCTTCGTCTTCATTTTGTTCCTGCAGTGCATGGTTGAAAATAGAAGATGTCTCTTCTTCCGATTGTTGCTTTCTTTGTTCTTCCTCGTATACTTCTTTGCGCGCGACAACTTCAAACGGTTCAAACAACAGATCTTCGTCTTCTTCCTCTACTAACGAAGGTTCATAAGGTTCATCTAGCGGCGCTTCGCTAATTCCACTGATCGAAATATCCGCTGTCACTAGCAATCTTCCATTTTCATCTAAATCATAATCGAACGATTCTACCGTCACATACACATCTTCTAAATGTTGAATGCGGTTTTTCGGAATCGTAATATCGATTGGGAAACGATGCGATAATTCACTAATGCCGTCTTCGCGCGTAGAAATATGCTGAACGAATCGATGGCTTGCAAAATCAAAAGGATCCGCGCTGCTTTCTTCCCCTTCCGCCATCCGATATTCTCCGCTTAATTCTAACGCTCCGCGAATCGTAATATACTGTTCATATTCATCAACCGAAACAATCGGGTCCAGCGAAATAGAGAGAAATTCGGCGACTTCCTGTCCTTTTCTAAACCAGATCGATTCCTCAAGGGAAAACCGCAAATACGATTGCTCCAATCCAAACTCCTCCTTCCGTCCCTTACCAACAAAATTTTCTATGACATTACCCATTGTATGAAGGACGAACGAGCAATATGAATAAAAAAATCGGGCTGCCCATCAAAAGATGGACAACCCTTTCTTTTACTTCCCTTCGCGAATTTTCGCAAACGCGCGCTCTGCAGCGGCGATTGTTTTTTCAATATCTTCATCCGTATGTTCCGTGGACAAAAATAATCCTTCAAATTGCGACGGAGGAAGGAAAATTCCTTGTTCCGCCATTTCGCGATAATATGCCGCGAACATTTCTAAATTCGATGTTTTCGCTTTTTCATAGTTTGTTACTTCTTCATTTGTAAAGAAGAAACCAATCATGGAGCCAGCGCGGTTAATCGTATGCGGGATTTCGTATTTTTCCGCCGCTTCGCGCAATCCTTCTTCCAATCGATCCGCTTTTTTGCGGAATTCATCGTATGTTTCCGGCGTCAGCTGAATCAATGTTTCATATCCGGCCGTCATGGCGAGCGGGTTTCCCGATAAGGTGCCGGCTTGATAAATCGGGCCGCTAGGAGCGACTTTTTCCATAATTTCCGCTTTTCCGCCATACGCTCCGACCGGAAGCCCGCCGCCGATGACTTTTCCAAGACACGTCAAATCCGGTTCAATGCCAAAATAGCCTTGCGCACAATGATAATCGACGCGGAAGCCTGTCATGACTTCATCAAAAATAAGAAGGGCACCATATTGTTTTGTTATATCTCGCAACCCTTGCAAAAATCCTGGAACCGGCGGAACGACACCCATGTTTCCCGCAACCGGCTCAACGATGACAGCGGCGATATCTTCGCCAAAC
It encodes:
- a CDS encoding valine--tRNA ligase, with the protein product MEQKDITMSTKYDHKAVEANRYQWWLDGKFFEATGDPDKKPFTIVIPPPNVTGKLHLGHAWDTTLQDIITRMKRMQGYDVLWLPGMDHAGIATQAKVEEKLRKQGLSRYDLGREKFLEETWKWKEEYASHIRQQWAKLGLGLDYTRERFTLDEGLSKAVREVFVSLYRKGLIYRGEYIINWDPVTKTALSDIEVIYKEVKGALYHMRYPLADGSGYIEVATTRPETMLGDTAVAVHPDDERYKHLIGKTVILPIVGREIPIIADEYVDMEFGSGAVKITPAHDPNDFEIGNRHNLPRILVMNEDGTMNENAMQYQGLDRFECRKQIVKDLQEQGVLFKIEEHVHSVGHSERSGAVVEPYLSTQWFVKMKPLAEAAIQLQKTEGKVHFVPERFEKTYLHWLENIRDWCISRQLWWGHRIPAWYHKETGEIYVDHEPPADIENWEQDPDVLDTWFSSALWPFSTMGWPDTEAPDYKRYYPTDVLVTGYDIIFFWVSRMIFQGLEFTGKRPFKDVLIHGLVRDAQGRKMSKSLGNGVDPMDVIDQYGADSLRFFLATGSSPGQDLRFSTEKVEATWNFANKIWNASRFALMNMGGMTYDQLDLSGEKTVADHWILTRLNETIETVTKLAEKYEFGEVGRVLYNFIWDDLCDWYIEMAKLPLYGDDEAAKKTTRSVLAYVLDNTMRLLHPFMPFITEEIWQHLPHEGESITVAKWPEVRPELSNHEAAEEMRLLVDIIRAVRNIRAEVNTPLSKPIKLHIKAKDEHIQATLEKNRVYLERFCNPSELLIATDIPAAEKAMTAVVTGAELILPLEGLINIEEEIKRLEKELEKLNKEVERVQKKLSNEGFLTKAPAHVVEEERKKEKDYLEKREAVRARLAELKK
- the ysxE gene encoding spore coat protein YsxE; protein product: MYTPILQQYGLKPFRVDDYGKVKKIHTNAGLFALKEITNAREMAAIQQSYIFYGKQSVPLYLSKQGFPFVSYGRHYYLMPWISSDERKEKREHVRSFFRDLAYLHQKSLKQIDINEEEIRNYYENKKREWERQRAFLQSYVEKCENAWYMSPFQLQCCTYFHETMQAYWFAETELEKWYEKMKETKKWRIAWIHGKARLSHYIEMENDNRYFFSWERASWNSPLFDVIIALRYHMRTFPPIGDEWVEGMEEYGKTLPMLEEEWSFLFSHLAQPYFLYRCIYEYEMKRQNRKSEREYVSELQRRYFTMKNMEYVVMRLVQRKEAEEAKSTPDETPPQ
- the spoVID gene encoding stage VI sporulation protein D, with product MEQSYLRFSLEESIWFRKGQEVAEFLSISLDPIVSVDEYEQYITIRGALELSGEYRMAEGEESSADPFDFASHRFVQHISTREDGISELSHRFPIDITIPKNRIQHLEDVYVTVESFDYDLDENGRLLVTADISISGISEAPLDEPYEPSLVEEEDEDLLFEPFEVVARKEVYEEEQRKQQSEEETSSIFNHALQEQNEDEAQEMTAIHREETKQEEETAVPLNNNEQLEETVERLEKTKEKAAQLEKPEEKEEKSAQLEKLEETAAQLEKPEETAAQLEEKEAVKAEEENVAPQQEAKVSIGSMKEKDADEMKEEIDENEKQKVKSENALYLTKLFAKNQEEEFTKVKICIVQQGDSLDKIAERYDITVQQLLRVNQLESPEEIHEGQLLYIPALAGSRSS
- the hemL gene encoding glutamate-1-semialdehyde 2,1-aminomutase, yielding MRSYERSKAAYEEAVRLLPGGVNSPVRAFKSVKMTPIFMARGKGSKIYDIDGNEYIDYVLSWGPLILGHANPRVVEALKKVTENGTSFGAPTLIENELAKLVIERVPSIEIVRMVNSGTEATMSALRLARGYTGRNKIVKFEGCYHGHGDSLLIKAGSGVATLGLPDSPGVPEAVAQNTITVPYNDLESVRYAFERFGEDIAAVIVEPVAGNMGVVPPVPGFLQGLRDITKQYGALLIFDEVMTGFRVDYHCAQGYFGIEPDLTCLGKVIGGGLPVGAYGGKAEIMEKVAPSGPIYQAGTLSGNPLAMTAGYETLIQLTPETYDEFRKKADRLEEGLREAAEKYEIPHTINRAGSMIGFFFTNEEVTNYEKAKTSNLEMFAAYYREMAEQGIFLPPSQFEGLFLSTEHTDEDIEKTIAAAERAFAKIREGK